A single genomic interval of Chitinophaga sp. 180180018-3 harbors:
- a CDS encoding sigma-70 family RNA polymerase sigma factor, with protein MNNNTGAILQAFQKGDRVAFSHVFDTYYRQLIYFARKLTDNSAEAEDVVMDAFYQLFDRCAQFQTLPAIRSFLYVAVRNAGIDALRSRKSYEARNQAFFELAADDNLAYEQMRGELLAEIFQAAGHLPVKCRTVFFKLYKDGLKPVEVANELGISVENVYNHQKNAMKMLRLRLIDRSPMYLLSLISILGVLHRLRS; from the coding sequence ATGAACAACAATACCGGGGCAATTTTGCAGGCATTTCAGAAAGGTGATCGTGTGGCATTCAGTCATGTCTTCGACACATACTACCGTCAATTGATATACTTTGCCAGGAAGCTGACAGATAACTCTGCGGAGGCGGAAGACGTAGTGATGGATGCATTTTATCAGCTGTTCGACCGGTGCGCGCAATTCCAGACACTGCCTGCCATCAGATCCTTTTTATATGTTGCAGTACGCAATGCCGGTATAGACGCCCTGCGATCAAGAAAAAGTTATGAGGCCAGAAACCAGGCTTTCTTCGAACTGGCGGCAGACGATAATCTGGCGTACGAGCAAATGCGCGGTGAACTGCTTGCTGAAATATTCCAGGCAGCCGGACATCTTCCTGTAAAATGCCGGACAGTATTCTTTAAACTATATAAGGATGGACTAAAACCGGTGGAGGTGGCAAATGAGCTGGGGATCAGCGTGGAAAACGTATATAATCACCAGAAAAATGCCATGAAAATGCTCCGTCTCCGGTTAATTGACAGATCCCCTATGTACCTGCTAAGCTTAATCTCCATTCTCGGGGTGCTCCACCGTCTGCGGTCCTGA